The following DNA comes from Candidatus Angelobacter sp..
CGAAATCGAAAACAAGATTGTGGGCGGCGCGATCCCGAAGGAATACATCCCCGCGGTTATCGATGGAATCGAGGAGGCCATTCGGGGCGGCGTTTATGCCGGTTACCAGGTCATCGACATCAAGGTGCAGATCGTCGACGGCACGTTTCATGAAGTGGATTCGAATGAGCTGGCGTTCAAGATGGCCGGCATTTTTGCATTGAAGGACGCGTTCAAGAAGGCAAACCCGATCCTGCTCGAGCCGATCATGAAAGTTGAGGTCACGACACCGGACGAATATCAGGGCGATTTGCTGGGTGACATTAACCGGCGACGTGGCACCATCACCGGTATCGAAGCAAAGAGCGGGCAGACCATCCTGAACGCCGAGGTTCCGCTGGCGGAAATGTTTGGTTATGCGACCGCCATTCGTTCGCTCTCGAAGGGCCGGGCCTCCTATTCGATGGAACCGCTCACGTTTGAGCAGGTGCCGAACAGCATCCTGGCGACCATTTTGGACAGCGGGAAAAACAAACCGCCACCGCGCAGTTAACAGAAAACCCGGTTATTTGTTCTTTGTATGGCTGGACAACGCATTCGCATTCGACTGAAGGCTTACGACCACCGTGTCATCGACCAGTCGGCCCATGAAATCGTGGAGACGGTCAAGCGCACCGGCGCACGAGTGGCCGGTCCCATTCCCTTGCCGACCCGTGTTGAGCGGTTCACGGTTGGCCGTTCGCCACACGCGGACAAGAAATCCCAGGAGACTTTTGAGCAGCGTACGCACAAGCGGTTGCTGGACATCATCGACCCCACTGCCAAGACGGTGGACGAATTGAAGAAATTGAACCTGCCGGCAGGCGTGGACATCACCATCAAGATTTAGGTTTATGCTAGGTTTAATCGGAAAAAAGCTCGGGCAGACCAGCGTTTATGACGCGCAGGGGAATATTGTTCCCGTGACGGTGGTGCTGGCCGGTCCCAACCGCGTGATCCAATGCAAGACGGTAGATACCGATGGCTATAAATCTGTCCAGCTCGGATTCGATGATCAGAAGGAGTCGCGCCTGGCCAAACCGTTGAACGGGCATTTGAAGAAATTCAACGCCTCGCCGGTCAAGCGCATTCGCGAATTCCGTGATTTCTCGCTGGAAGTCAAGCCGGGGGACGTTGTCGGTGTCAGCATTTTCGCGCAGGGCGATTACGTTGACGCGATAGGCGTCACCAAGGGGCGCGGTTTCGAAGGCGTTGTGAAGCGGCATCACTTTCGGGGTGGCGACAGCACCCACGGCGCGAAAGGCTGGCATCGGCGCAGCGGCGCGATCGGCTGCCGCCTGTTTCCCGGCACCGTGCGGCGCGGGTTGAAAATGCCGGGCCACATGGGACAAGTGCGCCGGACAACGCAAAACCTGCGAATCGTTCAGGTCCGCGAAACGGAAAATATTTTGTTGATCAAAGGCGCGGTGCCTGGTGCCAAAGGCGACTACGTGATCATCCGCGAGTCGAAGAAATATCCGAAGAATGCGGCGGCCGTGAAAAAGTGACGGCTCATGAAGCTTACAATCAAAGACATCAAGGGCCAGAGCCAGGGAGAGCTGGAAGTAAAATTTCCACTCATCGAGAACGGCAAGGGCACGCAAGCCGTGCATGACTCGGTGGTCGCCTACCTCGCGAACCGGCGGATGGGCACGGCCTGCACCAAGACGATGGGCGAAGTGGCCGGTACCGGCAAGAAGCCCTGGCGGCAAAAGGGCACCGGGCGCGCGCGCGCCGGTTCGTTCGCGTCGCCCCTGTGGCGCGGCGGCGGCGTCGTCTTCGGGCCGAAGCCGCGTGATTTCGGGAAAAAAGTTTCGCGGACCACGAAACTACTGGCGCTCCGCAAGGCGTTGAGCGAACGCCTGAAGTCGGGCGACGTGGTGGTGGTTGACGACATCAAGTTGAATTCGCCGAAGACGAAGGAGTTTATGGGGATGCTGAGCGCGTTGAAAATGGAGGGCACGACGCTGGTAATCGCACCGGTGCAGGACAGAAACCTCGCACTCGCTTCGCGGAACGTGCTGCGCGTCGAACTGGCCACCAGCGATTCATTAAACACGTATCAGGTGCTGCGCCATGACAAATTGCTGTTCACCCGCGGAGCCTTTGAAAAGATCGAACAACGTTTAGCCGGGTAGGCGTCCATGAATTCTTTTGAGATCATCAAGACAGTGCGCCTGACGGAAAAGGGCACGACGCAGTCCGAGAAGTTCAACCAATACACCGTCGTCGCCGACCGGCGCGCGAACAAAATCCAGATCCGCCAGGCGGTGCAGGAATTGTTCAAGGTCAAGGTGGTTGATGTGAGCACGATGAACGTGCGCGGCAAACATCGCCGTCAGCGTACCCTTCAAGCCGGAAAGGCGCCGGACTGGAAAAAGGCCATCGTGACGTTGAAGGAAGGGGACAAAATCGTCCTCACATAGCGCTTTCAGACTATGCCTGTTAAAACTTTCAGACCGCTGACCCCGTCCACGCGATATATCACCGTCTCGGACTACGGTGACATCACGAAGACCCGTCCGGAGAAGAACCTGGTCATCACGCGCAAGAAGACTGGCGGCCGCAACACCTACGGGCGGGTCACTGCGCGCGGTATCGGCGGCGGCCACAAACAAAAGATACGGCTTGTGGATTTTAAACGCGACAAGCGCGGTGTGGAGGCCAAAGTGACCGCCATCGAGTACGATCCGATTCGGACCGCGCGCCTCGCGTTGCTGGAATACAACGACGGAGAGAAACGGTACATTATTGCGCCGAATGGCATTCGGGTTGGTGTGAAGCTTCGGAGCGGGCCGGATGCTCCACCCGAGCCGGGCAACAGCCTTCCCCTGAAATCCATTCCGGTCGGACTCTCGATTCATAACATCGAACTGACGCCGGGGCGGGGCGGACAAATCGTTCGTTCGGCAGGCGGCGCGGCCACCTTGATGTCGCGTGACGAGGGTTACGCGCAGGTTCGGCTGCCGTCCGGTGAAATACGCCGGATTCACGAGGATTGTTACGCAACCGTCGGTCAGGTCGGAAATCTGGAGCATGAGAATGTGGTTCTGGGCAAGGCCGGCCGGTCCCGACACCGGGGCATTCGTCCGATCAACCGGGGCGTGTCGCGAAACCCGGTGGACCACCCAAACGGGGGTGGCGCGGGCAAATCCAAAAGCGGCGGCGGCTGGCAGCAGCTGACTTCACCGTGGGGCTTGCTGGCCAAGGGCTACCGCACGCGGCACAAACGCAAGCTTTCAAACCGTTTCATTGTGGTGCGGCGCGATGGCCGGCCGATGAAACAGAAATAATCTCTATGGGACGCTCGATAAAAAAAGGCCCGTTTGTTGACCATCACTTGATGGAGAAAATCCAGAAAGCGAAGGAGACAAAGTCGAAGACGCCAATCAAAACATGGTCGCGCCGTTCAATGATCACGCCCGATTTCGTCGGGCTGACGTTCAACGTACACAATGGCAAGATGTTCAATCCTGTGTTCGTGACGGAAAACATGGTGGGACACCGTCTCGGCGAATTCTCGTTGACGCGTATTTTCAAGAAACACGGCGCTCATACGGCAAAGGCCGAGGCGAAATAGCTTATGGAAGTTCAGGCCATCACCCGCAACGTGCGCATGTCGGCGCAGAAGATGCGCGAGGTCGTGCGTCAGATTCAGGGCATGAACGCCGTGCAGGCGCAGGCGGTGCTGGCCGTCGTACCGCGCAAGTCCGCACGTTTTGTTGCCAAGACGCTCAAATCCGCCATCGCCAATGCTGAAAACAACAAAGGCTTGAAGGCGGAAGCACTGCGCGTCAAGGAGGCGCTGGCTCAGACGGCAACAACGATGCGGCGTTTTACGCCCAAGGCGCGGGGTTCCGCGGGACCGATTCTGAAGCGGAACTGCCATGTCAAGATTGTCTTGTCGGATAACTGATTACTATGGGACAGAAGACCAACCCAACCGGACTGCGAATCGCCGTCAACAAAGACTGGCGCTCAAAGTGGTATGCCGAAAAAAAAGAATTCGGCAAACTGCTGGCCGAAGACCGCCGGATCCGGGACATCTTGAAAAAGAAACTGGAATCGGCCTCGGTGCCGAAAATCCAGATCGAGCGTGCGGCGACCCGTTGCCGTATCACCATTTTTACGGCCCGGCCCGGCGTTGTCATTGGCCGCAAAGGCGCGGAAATCGACAAGATCAAGGAGGAATTGAGCCGGATGACGGGCAAGGAGATCTTCGTTGATATTTCGGAAATCAAGACCCCGGAGCTTGATGCCCAGTTGGTGGCGGAGAACGTTGCCTTGCAGTTGGAGCGGCGTATCTCGTTTCGGCGTGCGATGAAAAAAGCGGTCCAGACCGCGATGGATTTCGGAGCCGACGGGATCAAGATACGGTGTGCGGGCCGTTTGGGTGGCGCGGAACTGGCGCGCACGGAAATGTACCACGAGGGACGCGTACCGTTGCATACGTTGCGCGCGAACATTGACTACGGTTTTGCCGAGGCGAGCACGGTGTATGGCAAACTGGGGGTCAAGTGCTGGATTTGCAGGGGCGAGACGAAAGTGGAACGTGGAAACAAGACCCTCGGCGCAAGCGCGGCGCCGTCGAACTGAACCTGATCTGCGCGAGGTTTTTTATGCCGTTGATGCCTGAAAGAGTGAAGTATCGGAAGATGCAACGCGGTCATCGCACCGGGATCGCGTCCCGTTGCAACACCGTGGCCTTTGGTGAATACGGATTGCAGGCGCTGGAGCGTTGCTGGATGGACACGAAGCAAATCGAGGCCGCGCGTGTGGCGATCACGCGTTTTATGAAGCGGCGTGGCAAGGTCTGGCTGCGTGTGTTTCCCGACAAGTCGATCACGAAGAAGCCGCTGGAAGTGCGCATGGGCACGGGTAAAGGCGGCGTGGAATCGTGGGTGGCGGTGATCCGTCCGGCGAATGTTTTGTTCGAAGTGGACGGCGTCACGGAGGCCGTGGCGCGTGAGTCCATGCGCCTGGCATCGGCAAAGATGCCGATCAAGACAAGATTTATTTCCCGCCACAAGTTGGGATAAGCGGAAACGTGGAACGATGAAAATGTCCGACCCGAAAATCAAAGATGGGACACTGGTCGAATTGACGGCCTTGAGCCGGGAATTGCGGCAGGAGATGTTCAACCTCCGGTTGCAGCAGGCGAGCGCACAGTTGGAAAAACCGGCCCGGTTGCGGCTCTTGCGCCGTGACATCGCACGCATTGAAACCCGTATTTCGCAACTGCGCCGCAAAGCCGCCTGATTTTTTATGTCCGAGACAAATTTACATCGTGGTCATCGAAAAGAGCGCGTCGGAGAGGTCGTTTCCGACAAAATGGACAAGACGATCGTAGTCCGCGTGGAGCGCCGATTTCGCCATCCGAGATTCAAGAAAGTGGTGACAGCTTACAGCAAGTTTTACGCACACGATGAGAAGAACGACGCCAGGGTCGGCGACCGCGTTCGCATTCAGGAGACGCGGCCCTTGTCGAAGTCCAAGTGCTGGCGGCTGGTCGAGATTGTCGAACGCAACGAAGAGCCGGCGACAGTAACGGGCTAAAACGAAGATCTTTTATGCTTCAGATTCGATCTATTTTGGATGTTGCCGACAACTCGGGCGCAAAACGCGCTGCGGCCATCGGTGTCATCGGGCGCAATCAGCGTTATGCGCACGTGGGCGACGTCATAAAAGCCCATATCAAGGAAGCCGCCCCTGACGGCACGGTTAAGAAGGGCGATGTGGTGGACGCCGTGGTGGTCCGGACGCGCCAGCCCATCCGGCGCAGTGATGGTTCGTATTTGCGCTTCGACACAAATGCCATTGTCATCATCGACAAAGAAAACAACCCGCGCGGCACGCGGATCTTTGGCCCCGTTGCGCGCGAACTGAGGGACAAGAAATTCATGAAGATCATCTCGCTCGCGCCGGAGGTTATTTGACCATTATGCGCAGATTTCACGTGAAAAAAGGCGACGAAGTGGTTGTGATTGCCGGCACCGAAAGAGGCAAACGCGGCAAGGTCATCGCCTTGCTGACGGACAAGCAGCGTGTGATCGTGGAAGGCATCAAATTGATCAAAAAGCATCAACGCAAGAGCCAGCAGCATCCACAGGGTGCGATCGTCGAGCGTGAAGGTTCAATCCATGTTTCAAACGTGATGTCGGCGGAAAAGCACGACAACCGCGCCGCCAAACGAGGCGGGGCGCCTGTGGGCGCTTAGCGGGGACGAGTCAAACTGAATTTGAGAGTCAACATTCCGGTAAAACCCGGAAGCCGCGAAATGAAAGCCAGATTGTATCAGAAGTACGCCGAAAGCGTGCGGCCCGCTCTGATGGAAAAGCGGAAGTACCAGAATGTCCACCAGGTGCCCCGCCTCGAGAAGATCGTGATCAACATGGGCGTCAGCGCACAGTTGGAAAAGAGCGCTGTGGATGATGCTGCGCGTGATTTGAGCTTCATCACCGGACGCAAACCCGTGGTCAATAAATCGCGCAAAAGCGTGGCCAATTTCAAGTTGCGTCAGGGACAGCCGATTGGCTGCCGGGTAACCTTGCGCCGCGACGTGATGTACGAGTTTTTCGACCGGCTGGTGGCGGCGGCGCTGCCGCGCATTCGTGATTTCCGCGGCGTTTCCAGCCGTTCGTTCGACGGTCGGGGAAACTATTCGCTTGGTCTTTCGGACCAGACGATCTTTCCGGAAATCGATCTGGACAAAATCAAGCGGCACCAGGGCATGGACGTGACAATTGTGACCACGGCACAAACCGATGAGGAAGCGCTAGAGCTGCTCAAGTTGATGGGAATGCCGTTCGCGGAAGGAAGATGACTTATGGCCAAAAAAGCCTGGAAAGAACGCAACAAGAGAAAAATTGAAACCGTCAAGAAGTACGCCGCGCTCCGGGCGGAGCTGAAGGCCAAAGGCGATTATGCCGCCCTCGCCCAACTGCCGCGCAATGCCAGTCCGACGCGCATCGTGAACCGGTGTGCCATCAGCGGCCGTCGGCGTGCCTACCTCCGCAAATTCGGCTGTTCGCGGTTGACGTTCCGGGAAATGGCCCTGTCCGGTCTGATTCCAGGCGTGACGAAAGCCAGTTGGTAAACCTATGACCGATCCGATTTCAGACATGTTGACCCAAGTGCGTAACGCGAATCTCGCGTTGGCGCCTGAACTGGAAATTTCGCACTCGAGGATGAAGGAAAGCATTGCCAACATCCTCAAGAGGGAAGGGTACATTGCCGACTGCCAGGTCGAGGGCAAAACGGCGAAAAAGCTCAGGCTCAAGTTGAAGTATCAGGGACGCAAGGGTGTGATCGTCGGCTTGAAGCGTGTGAGCAAGCCGGGGCTGCGGCGCTATGTTCGCGCGACGGAAATCCCGCGGGTGCTCGGAGGCATGGGCACGGCGATTGTTTCGACGCCCCGTGGAGTCATGACCGGCGTGGACGCCCGGAAGCAAAATCTCGGTGGCGAGTTACTTTGCTATATCTGGTAAGGATTGAGATTTTATGTCACGAATTGGAAGATTACCGATAGAGATCCCAGCCAAGGTCAAAGTCGAGGTACAGAACCGGAAGGTTCTCGTCGAAGGACCAAAAGGAAAGCTCGATTTCGAGCTGCCCAGACGCACTTCTGTCGTCGTCGAAGGTGCGCAGATCAAGGTGGGCCGTGACGGCGACGACGCCGAGGCGAGGGCATTGCACGGGCTGAGCCGGGCGATTCTAAACAACATGGTCAGGGGCGTCAGTGAGGGATTCGTCAAGAAGCTTGAAATCCAGGGCGTTGGCTTCAAAGCGGTGCTGCAAGGGAAAAATGTGAACCTCAGCCTGGGTTATTCGCATCCCATCAACTACCCGATTCCCGACCAGATCAAAGTCACGGTCGAGGAGAACACAAAGTTGACCATTGAAGGGCCGAGCAAGGCAGTGGTCGGTCAGGTCGCCGCCGAAATTCGCGGCTTCTATCCACCCGAGCCTTACAAGGGCAAAGGCGTGCGGTATGTCGGCGAGCACGTCCAGCGCAAGGAAGGCAAAACCGTGCAATAGCCGGTTTGATCGAATGACAAGCCCGGACAAAATTCGTGAGCTATCGAAATGAGAACTGAAAAGAAGCAAGATCTTGCTCGTCGCCGTCACTGGCGGGTCCGCACGAAAGTGACTGGCACGCCGGAACGCCCGCGAATGAGTGTCAAGTTCACGGAAAAGAACATTCACGTGCAGTTCATTGACGACCGCGCCGGCCGCACACTGGCCGCGATCTCAACGTTAAGCAAAGAGGTGCCCGACCGCGGACGATTGGCCGCCAATGTGACCGGCGCCACACGCGTCGGAAAACTTGCCGCAGAAGCGGCGAAAGCCAAAGGCATCGGCCAGGTCGTGTTCGATCGCGGCGGGGCTCGTTACCACGGCAAAGTGAAGGCGCTGGCGGACGCCGCGCGAGAAGCAGGTCTTAAATTCTAGCAGCAACCAGGAGAATAAACGTGGCCGACGAAACAATCAGAACCAATCCGGGAGAAAGCCGCGGCGGGCGCGGACGTGGATCTCGCCGTGGCCGGCCGTCACCTGAATCGGGCGACGGCTCGGGGGACAACCGGGCCGAGAACGAACTGACCGAAAAGGTGGTTTACATCAATCGCTCGGCCAAAGTCGTGAAGGGTGGCCGGCGCTTCAGCTTCAGCGCCCTGATCGTCGCGGGCGACAGGCGCGGCCGCGTCGGCCTCGGCCTCGGCAAGGCAGGCGAAGTAGCGGACGCGATTCGGAAAGGCGGCGAAATTGCCAAACAGAGCCTGATCACCGTGTCATTGAAGGAGGCGACTATCCCTCACGAGGTAATCTCGGCATTCGACGGCGCACGCGTGTTGCTGCGACCGGCGTCGCCGGGAACGGGGGTCATTGCGGGCAAGACGGTGCGGGCGGTCCTGGAATCGGCGGGCGTAAAAGATGTTCTGAGCAAGTCGCTTGGATCCAAAAACGCCGCCAATGTGGCGAAGGCGACGCTCGGGGCATTACAGCAACTTCGTCTGCGCAACGATATTTATCGCGGTCGCGGCCTGGAGATGAGAGCAAAGGACGCGCCGGCTGCAACGGCTTGATTTTATGCGCTTACACGATCTCAAACCTCGCCCCGGCGCCCGACACCGCCGCAAACGTCTGGGTCAGGGTGAATCCAGCGGACGTGGCAAGACAAGCGGGCGGGGTGGCAAAGGCCAGACCGCCAGATCGGGCAGTTCGATCCGCATCGGCTTTGAAGGCGGCCAGATGCCATTGATCCGCCGCATTCCCAAGCGCGGTTTCAACAACGCGCGTCACGCAACCCGCTATACTCCTGTGAACATCGAATCGTTGAATCGGTTTGAAAACGGAGCCCGCGTGGACGAAGCGGTCCTGCGCTCCGTAGGTCTGGCCAACGGTCGCTCGTCGGGGATCAAGATCCTCGGCGATGGCGAGTTGAAAAAGAAACTGACCGTAAGCGCGCATTCGTTTAGCGCAGCGGCGCGCGCCAAAATCGAATCGGCGGGCGGCGTTTGTGAAACCACGGGGGCTAAAAAGGGCGGGCCGGCCCACGTCTGATCGCTCATCTCCGCCATTGCTGACGCATGTTCCGCGCCATAGCCAACACGTTCGCGAATTGTTTCAAGATCCCGGAGCTCAAATCGAGGATCATCTTTACGTTGTTGCTGCTCGGCATCTGCCGGATCATGGCGTGGATCACCGTTCCCGGGCTGAACGGAGCGGCACTGATGAAGTATTTCGATCAGCACGCGAAGGATTTGGGCGGTTCGGTGCTTCAACTTTACAGCCTGTTCACTGGGGGCGCGATGCAACATTGCGCGGTGGGCTCGCTTGGCATCATGCCGTATATTACGGCGACGATCATCGTGCAGTTGCTGACGGCGGTTTACCCGCCCTGGAGTAAATTGGCGCGGGAGGAAGGCGGGAGGGCAAAACTCATTCAGAACGGGCGCTATCTCACGGTCCTGCTTTGCCTCGGTCACGGCACGTTGATGACGCTGGGATGGGAGAATCCGGGGAAGATTTTTCCGCAATTTACGGAGCAACTGGTACTGGACCAGAATCACATCTGGTGGTACCGGGTGCAAACCATTTTGATTCTGACCACCGGCACTCTGGTGTTGATGTGGCTGGGTGAACAAATCACCGAGCGCGGGATCGGCAACGGCGTATCGCTCGTAATCACCATCGGCATCGTGGCGGATCTACCGGGCGCGTTTAACGCGGTCTATTTGATGTTCAACCCTCCCGCGGGCGCGGAAACGAGGGTCAATTGGTTTTACGGGGTCTTTCTTGTGGCCCTTCTTCTGGTGGTCATCGCCGGTGTCGTTGCGGTGACACAGGCTCAACGCAAGATTCCTGTACAATACGCCCAGCGGATGGTGGGCCGGAAGGTTTACCAGGGGAGCAGTTCGTTCATGCCGTTGCGTGTCAACTACGCGGGCGTGATGCCGATCATTTTCGCCCAGGCAATCCTGATGTTCCCAAGCAAGATCTGTTATCTGCTGAGCAACCTCGAAAGCATGAAATTTTTCGCGGACATCGGGCGCCAGTTGGAACAGGGACACCTGGTCTATTATCTTCTTTATTCCCTGATGATCCTGTTCTTCTCGTATTTCTGGGTGGCGACCCAATTCAACGAAATCCAGATCGCGGACGATCTGAAAAAGCACGGCGGCTACATTCCCGGCGTGCGGCCCGGGCAGGCGACCAGCGATTATCTGCACAAGGCGATGAGCCGTATCACGCTGGCGGGAGCCGTGTTCCTGACGATCATTGCGGTGGTGCCTCAACTCCTCGGCGATTGGTTTAACATCGATCACCGGGTGACTCGATTTTTCGGTGGCACGAGCATCCTGATCACGGTTGGTGTGTTGCTGGACACCATGCGCCAGATGGAATCGCATCTGTTGATGCGGCATTACGACGGATTCCTGAAGAAGGGACGCCTCAAGGGCCGCTTCTGATATGAGGCGGCGGCTTATACTTCTCGGTCCGCCGGGGTCGGGAAAGGGAACCATAGCCGCGCGGTTGCAGCAGGAATTCGGGATCCACCATATCTCATCGGGACATTTGCTGCGACGCGAAGTGGAAGAAGGTTCAACTGTGGGACAGCGAGCGAGATTGTTCCTTGAAAAAGGCGAACTGGTGCCTGACGGGACCGTGCTCACGTTTATGCGCGGATGGATGAAATCCGCGCCTCTGGAAAGCGGATTCATGCTGGACGGTTTTCCCCGGACGCTGAACCAGGGCAAAGCGCTGGACGTATGGCTGGCCGAACGCGGTGCGCCGGTCGAAGCGGTGATTTTATATGCCTGCGATCTGAAGATCATCCTGGACCGGATCACCGGCCGGTGGAGTTGTCCGAAATGCGGGCGGGTGTACCATGTTTATTCGGTGCCGCCGAAAGTTGCCGGGATTTGCGATGACTGTCGGATCGAATTGACGCAGCGTGCGGACGATCGCGAGCCGGTGGTGCGCAGGCGGTTTGGGATTTACGCCCGTCAGACGAAGCCGCTGGCAAAGTATTACGAACACCAGGGTAAGTTGACGGTGGTGGATGCCGCGTTGTCGCCGGACGAACGATTCGCGAAAACCGTGGCGGCTTTGAATTGAAGATTATTCTAAAAACCGATCGAGACCTGGACGCAATGCGGCCGGCCTGCGCGGTGGCGAGCAAAGTGCTCGATGAAGTATCGGCTTTCGTTCGTCCCGGCGTGACAACCCGCGAAGTTGACGATTATGCAGCGGCGTGCATCAGGCAACACGGTGCCAAAAGCGCTTTCCTGAACTACCGCAAATATCCGTGCAACATCTGCATTTCGGCGAACGATGAAGTAGTACATGGCTTGGCAAACGAACGGCGTCTGCAGTTCGGTGACATTGTGAGTCTGGACGTGGGCGTGGTTTTAGGAGGATTCGTCGGGGACACGGCGCGGACGATCGCAGTAGGAGGCTGCAGTCTGGAAGCCCAGCGCCTGCTGGATGTAACCGAACGTGCCTTGTACGAGGGGATTGCTCAGGCCGTCCCCGGCAAGTGCGTTAGCGATATTTCGCGCGCGGTGCAAAACTGCGTTGAAGGCAACGGGTTTAGCGTCGTAAGGGAATTCGTTGGTCATGGGGTCGGCCGCTCTGTCCATGAAGAGCCGCAGGTGCCCAATTACGTGGACGCGAAGATGAAAGACCATCGGCTGGAACCCGGCATGACGCTGGCCATCGAACCGATGGTGAATGCGGGCAGGCCGGGCGTAAAAATATTGAAAGACGGCTGGACAGCGGTGACGCAAGATGGTTCACTGTCCGCCCATTTTGAGCATACGGTGTTGATTACCTGCTCGGAACCGGAAATTCTAACGTGCATCGAGAAGATGCCATCGAAGTTGAAGGTATTGTAGTGGAAGTATTAAAAGACGCCTTATTCCGGGTGGAACTGCCGAACCGGCACCAAGTTATAGTGCGGGTTGCAGCCAAAGCCCGGGCAGCAGGCTTTCGAGCATCGCCCGGAGACAAAGTTACCGTGGAAATGTCACCTTTCGATCTGTCGAAGGGCCGCATCAAAGCCGGGCGGAAGATTTGAAACATGAAAGTTCGCGCATCAGTCAAACGGCTTTGCGAGCACTGTAAAATCGTGCGTCGCAAGGGTGTCATTCGCGTCATCTGCACAAACGCGCGCCACAAGCAGCGCCAGGGCTAGGACCAGATCATGCCACGCATTCTCGGAGTAGATATCCCCGCAGATAAGCGCATTGACATCGCGCTTCGCTACATTTACGGCATTGGGCCGGTCAACGCCAAAGAGATTCTGGCGAAGGCTGGCTTGGATTCCGCAATCCGCGCAAAGGATTTAAACGAACAACAGTTGTCGCAAATCGTGCATGCGATTCAGGACGGAAAATATGTCACGGAAGGTGATCTGCGCCGCGAAATTGGTCTGAACCTGAAACGATTGCAGGCCATCAAATGTTATCGTGGCGTTCGACACTTGCGCGGGCTCCCGGTGCGGGGCCAGCGCACTCAGACGAATGCCCGTACTCGCAAGGGACC
Coding sequences within:
- the rplX gene encoding 50S ribosomal protein L24, whose amino-acid sequence is MRRFHVKKGDEVVVIAGTERGKRGKVIALLTDKQRVIVEGIKLIKKHQRKSQQHPQGAIVEREGSIHVSNVMSAEKHDNRAAKRGGAPVGA
- the rplB gene encoding 50S ribosomal protein L2, whose translation is MPVKTFRPLTPSTRYITVSDYGDITKTRPEKNLVITRKKTGGRNTYGRVTARGIGGGHKQKIRLVDFKRDKRGVEAKVTAIEYDPIRTARLALLEYNDGEKRYIIAPNGIRVGVKLRSGPDAPPEPGNSLPLKSIPVGLSIHNIELTPGRGGQIVRSAGGAATLMSRDEGYAQVRLPSGEIRRIHEDCYATVGQVGNLEHENVVLGKAGRSRHRGIRPINRGVSRNPVDHPNGGGAGKSKSGGGWQQLTSPWGLLAKGYRTRHKRKLSNRFIVVRRDGRPMKQK
- the rpmC gene encoding 50S ribosomal protein L29; protein product: MSDPKIKDGTLVELTALSRELRQEMFNLRLQQASAQLEKPARLRLLRRDIARIETRISQLRRKAA
- the rplC gene encoding 50S ribosomal protein L3 translates to MLGLIGKKLGQTSVYDAQGNIVPVTVVLAGPNRVIQCKTVDTDGYKSVQLGFDDQKESRLAKPLNGHLKKFNASPVKRIREFRDFSLEVKPGDVVGVSIFAQGDYVDAIGVTKGRGFEGVVKRHHFRGGDSTHGAKGWHRRSGAIGCRLFPGTVRRGLKMPGHMGQVRRTTQNLRIVQVRETENILLIKGAVPGAKGDYVIIRESKKYPKNAAAVKK
- the rpsC gene encoding 30S ribosomal protein S3, which translates into the protein MGQKTNPTGLRIAVNKDWRSKWYAEKKEFGKLLAEDRRIRDILKKKLESASVPKIQIERAATRCRITIFTARPGVVIGRKGAEIDKIKEELSRMTGKEIFVDISEIKTPELDAQLVAENVALQLERRISFRRAMKKAVQTAMDFGADGIKIRCAGRLGGAELARTEMYHEGRVPLHTLRANIDYGFAEASTVYGKLGVKCWICRGETKVERGNKTLGASAAPSN
- the rpsQ gene encoding 30S ribosomal protein S17; this encodes MSETNLHRGHRKERVGEVVSDKMDKTIVVRVERRFRHPRFKKVVTAYSKFYAHDEKNDARVGDRVRIQETRPLSKSKCWRLVEIVERNEEPATVTG
- the rplV gene encoding 50S ribosomal protein L22 — its product is MEVQAITRNVRMSAQKMREVVRQIQGMNAVQAQAVLAVVPRKSARFVAKTLKSAIANAENNKGLKAEALRVKEALAQTATTMRRFTPKARGSAGPILKRNCHVKIVLSDN
- the rplW gene encoding 50S ribosomal protein L23; amino-acid sequence: MNSFEIIKTVRLTEKGTTQSEKFNQYTVVADRRANKIQIRQAVQELFKVKVVDVSTMNVRGKHRRQRTLQAGKAPDWKKAIVTLKEGDKIVLT
- the rplN gene encoding 50S ribosomal protein L14, producing MLQIRSILDVADNSGAKRAAAIGVIGRNQRYAHVGDVIKAHIKEAAPDGTVKKGDVVDAVVVRTRQPIRRSDGSYLRFDTNAIVIIDKENNPRGTRIFGPVARELRDKKFMKIISLAPEVI
- the rplP gene encoding 50S ribosomal protein L16, producing MPLMPERVKYRKMQRGHRTGIASRCNTVAFGEYGLQALERCWMDTKQIEAARVAITRFMKRRGKVWLRVFPDKSITKKPLEVRMGTGKGGVESWVAVIRPANVLFEVDGVTEAVARESMRLASAKMPIKTRFISRHKLG
- the rpsS gene encoding 30S ribosomal protein S19, yielding MGRSIKKGPFVDHHLMEKIQKAKETKSKTPIKTWSRRSMITPDFVGLTFNVHNGKMFNPVFVTENMVGHRLGEFSLTRIFKKHGAHTAKAEAK
- the rplE gene encoding 50S ribosomal protein L5, with protein sequence MKARLYQKYAESVRPALMEKRKYQNVHQVPRLEKIVINMGVSAQLEKSAVDDAARDLSFITGRKPVVNKSRKSVANFKLRQGQPIGCRVTLRRDVMYEFFDRLVAAALPRIRDFRGVSSRSFDGRGNYSLGLSDQTIFPEIDLDKIKRHQGMDVTIVTTAQTDEEALELLKLMGMPFAEGR
- the rpsJ gene encoding 30S ribosomal protein S10; translation: MAGQRIRIRLKAYDHRVIDQSAHEIVETVKRTGARVAGPIPLPTRVERFTVGRSPHADKKSQETFEQRTHKRLLDIIDPTAKTVDELKKLNLPAGVDITIKI
- the rplD gene encoding 50S ribosomal protein L4; this encodes MKLTIKDIKGQSQGELEVKFPLIENGKGTQAVHDSVVAYLANRRMGTACTKTMGEVAGTGKKPWRQKGTGRARAGSFASPLWRGGGVVFGPKPRDFGKKVSRTTKLLALRKALSERLKSGDVVVVDDIKLNSPKTKEFMGMLSALKMEGTTLVIAPVQDRNLALASRNVLRVELATSDSLNTYQVLRHDKLLFTRGAFEKIEQRLAG